The segment AAAATAAGGAGGTATAGAATATGAGTCAATTATTTTCTAAAAAGAATAGAGATATATTCTCAGCTCCGTTAGGTATAGATAACCCAGTAACAGTTCAAGTTCTTGGTATCTGTTCTGCATTAGCGGTTACATCTAAATTAGAACCAGCTATTGTAATGGGGCTGTCAGTTACTATTATTGTAGCTTTTGCTAACGTAATTATTTCTTTAATCCGTAAAACGATTCCTAATCGTATTCGTATTATTGTTCAGTTGGTAGTCGTAGCTGCTCTTGTAACTGTAGTAAGTGAGATATTGAAAGCTTATGCTTATGATGTAAGTAAGCAGCTATCAGTATATATTGGTTTGATTATTACCAACTGTATCTTAATGGGTCGTTTGGAAGCATTTGCAATGGCTAATGGTCCTTGGGAGTCATTCCTAGATGGTATGGGTAATGGATTAGGCTATGCTAAAATTTTGGTTATTGTAGGTTTCTTCCGTGAACTATTAGGTTCTGGTGAGCTATTAGGCTTTAGAGTAATCCCTCAATCATTCTATGATATGGGATATATGAATAATGGTTTAATGGTAATGCCTCCAATGGCGCTAGTTCTTTGTGCTTGTATTATCTGGTACCAAAGAAGTAGACATAAAGAGTTACAAGAAAAATAATATGAATATTTAGCTGTAGTCTTGGCTATGGTTTAAATTCTGAAAAATTATGGATTATCTAAGTTTATTTGTAAAATCGATATTTGTCGATAACATGATCTTCGCTTACTTCTTAGGGATGTGTTCATACCTAGCTGTATCGAAGAACGTTAAGACAGCATTAGGACTTGGTATCGCAGTAACATTCGTGTTAGTTGTAACTTTACCAATTAACTATTTGCTTGAAAACTATATATTGAAAGCTGATGTACTTGTAGAAGGAGTAGATTTGAGCTTCTTAAGCTTTATTCTATTTATTGCTGTAATTGCAGGTATAGTACAGTTAGTGGAGATGGTTATTGAACGATTCAGTCCTTCGCTGTATGCTTCTCTAGGTATCTTTTTACCCTTAATTGCTGTAAACTGTGCCATTATGGGAGGTTCTTTGTTTATGCAACAAAGAGAATTTGTTAACGTAGGTGAGGCTACTGTATATGCATTAGGTTCAGGTATTGGCTGGTTATTAGCTATTGTTGGCTTGGCAGCTATTCGTGAAAAAATGACTTTCTCTGATGTTCCAGCTCCATTAAGAGGTCTTGGAATTACATTTATTACTGTGGGACTAATGGCTATGGCCTTTATGTGTTTCTCAGGTTTAAAAATTTAATTGATAAAAGAATAATACAATGACAGCTTTACCTTTAATAGTAACGAGTATTGTAGTTTTCCTAGCGGTTATTTTACTGCTCGTTATCATATTGCTAGTTGCAAAAAAATATTTATCTCCATCGGGTAAGGTAAAAGTCCTTATTAATGGAAAGAAAGAATTGGATACTGAACCAGGGAGTTCTCTCCTAGGAACATTAGCATCAAATGATATTTTCTTATCATCTGCTTGCGGTGGAAAAGGTTCATGTGGACAGTGTACTTGCCAAGTCTTAGAAGGCGGTGGTGAGATTTTGCCAACTGAAAAAGTTCACTTTTCTCGTAAAGAACAAAATGCTAAATGGCGTTTGGGTTGCCAAGTGAAAGTGAAAGAGGATATGAAGATTCAGATTGCTGAATCAGTACTAGGTGTTAAGAAGTGGGAATGTGAAGTGGTTTCTAACCGCAACGTTGCTACCTTTATTAAAGAGTTTGTAGTGAAATTACCTGCTGGTGAACATATGGATTTCGTACCAGGTAGTTATGCTCAGATTGATATTCCTAAGTATAACCTCAAGTATGCAGATTTCCAAATTGATAAAAACTTCCATTCTGATTGGGATAAATTCAAGATGTGGGATTTGAACTGTAAGAATGATGAAGAAACCATTCGTGCTTACTCTATGGCTAACTATCCTGCCGAAGGAGATGTGATTACACTGAACGTACGTATTGCAACACCTCCTTTTGATCGTAAGAACGGTGGATTTATGAAAGTAAATCCTGGTATTGCTTCTTCATATATCTTCTCACTTAAACCAGGTGATAAGGTTATGATGAGTGGTCCTTATGGTGATTTCCATCCTATCCTTTCTACGAAGAATGAAATGCTTTATATTGGTGGTGGTGCTGGTATGGCTCCATTACGTGCACACTTGCTTCACTTGCTAAAAACATTGAAGATCACAGACCGTAAGATTTCTTATTGGTATGGTGCTCGTTCAAAAGCCGAAATTTTCTATGAAGAAGATTTCCGTGAACTAGAAAAGCAATACCCTAATTTCTCATTCCATATCGCTTTAAGTGCTCCACTTCCAGAAGATAATTGGGATGGTCCAGTAGGTTTCATTCATCAGGTTATTTATGATAATTACTTGAAAGATCATGAAGCACCAGAAGATATTGAATACTACATGTGTGGTCCTGGTCCTATGAGTAAGGCAGTAGAAAAGATGCTTTATGACCTAGGTGTACCAAGAGAAAACTTATTATTTGACGATTTCGGAGGTTAATAGACAACCTTTTCGATATACTTATTTGGAAACGGCAGCTCGTGAGAGTTGCCGTTTTTGTATATATGCGAATTTGAAACGAAAATATATAAAGAGAAGAGGAACGAATGTAAACAGAGATATAAAGGCATGGTTTAGAGATTTGTGTTGCAACAAGAATAGCGATAGAAACTTGTTTGTATATCGGTAGAGTTCTGTACTAAGCTTTATTACCATCGTAGCTTTGATAAGTCGATGTTATGGGGATATACTATTATTGGGGGAGAGGTAGTGTAATAAATTATACTCTTTTACTGAGGTTAATGCGTTTTTGCTATAGAGATAGAATGTAATATTATTGAATGCTTTATTTTTGATTAAATACTTCCTGTTTTTCTGCAATCTGTCAAATCGAGATTAATAAAAAGGATATTTTAGATAGGTGTTATCTATTTATATACACCTATTATGCTGCTTTTCATTAGTTTTACCTTGTATTTTAGGGCATTGTTCTCGATAATTTATCAAAACATGCGTTTTTGTGTCTTTTATTTATCAAAATGTCAATAAAAGTGTGGTGAGGACGTATTTTCCCATTTACCTACAAAATAATAGTGTTAGATGCAAAGATAAATAACGTATTATCTTAATAAAGAATAGATTTTTTTTACTTTTTTTTAACTAGTTATCAAAATAAAAGTTAGATTTGTATTAGGTCTAAGGGCTGATAGTATGACACTTACTATCATATTGATAGCTAATAATAAAAAACAGAATAAAAGGTTATCATAATAGACTTAAATAAACTTTAAATACACTATTTGCTATGAACACGAAAACAATTGTCACTGGGGTAATCGGTGCAGACGCACATGCCGTAGGTAACAAAATTATCGCTTTTGCACTTGATGAGGCTGGATTCAAGGTTGTAAATCTTGGCGTAATGGTTTCCCAAGAAGAATACATTGAAGCAGCACTTGAAACTAATGCAGATGCGATCCTAGTATCTTCTCTTTATGGTCACGGTGAAATTGACTGTCAAGGTCTACGTGAAAAATGTGATGAAGCTGGCTTAAAAGGAATACCTTTATTAGCAGGCGGTAATCTTGTGGTGGGAAAACAAAATTTCGAAGACGTTGCTCAACGTTTTGAGAAAATGGGCTTTAATCAAGTCTATCCTCCAGGTACACCTATCGAAACTACTATTGCAGATTTAAAGAAAATCTTAAAAATGAAATAAAATGAAGTACCTAACTATCGACTTTGGTAGCAC is part of the Bacteroides coprosuis DSM 18011 genome and harbors:
- a CDS encoding NADH:ubiquinone oxidoreductase, subunit E (COGs: COG2209 Na+-transporting NADH:ubiquinone oxidoreductase subunit NqrE~InterPro IPR003667:IPR010967~KEGG: bvu:BVU_3238 Na(+)-translocating NADH-quinone reductase subunit E~PFAM: Electron transport complex, Rnf/Nqr~SPTR: NADH:ubiquinone oxidoreductase, Na(+)-translocating, E subunit;~TIGRFAM: NADH:ubiquinone oxidoreductase, Na(+)-translocating, E subunit~IMG reference gene:2504106828~PFAM: Rnf-Nqr subunit, membrane protein~TIGRFAM: NADH:ubiquinone oxidoreductase, Na(+)-translocating, E subunit); the protein is MDYLSLFVKSIFVDNMIFAYFLGMCSYLAVSKNVKTALGLGIAVTFVLVVTLPINYLLENYILKADVLVEGVDLSFLSFILFIAVIAGIVQLVEMVIERFSPSLYASLGIFLPLIAVNCAIMGGSLFMQQREFVNVGEATVYALGSGIGWLLAIVGLAAIREKMTFSDVPAPLRGLGITFITVGLMAMAFMCFSGLKI
- a CDS encoding NADH:ubiquinone oxidoreductase, subunit D (COGs: COG1347 Na+-transporting NADH:ubiquinone oxidoreductase subunit NqrD~InterPro IPR003667:IPR011292~KEGG: bfs:BF2068 Na(+)-translocating NADH-quinone reductase subunit D~PFAM: Electron transport complex, Rnf/Nqr~SPTR: Na+-translocating NADH-quinone reductase subunit D;~TIGRFAM: NADH:ubiquinone oxidoreductase, Na(+)-translocating, D subunit~IMG reference gene:2504106827~PFAM: Rnf-Nqr subunit, membrane protein~TIGRFAM: NADH:ubiquinone oxidoreductase, Na(+)-translocating, D subunit) — protein: MSQLFSKKNRDIFSAPLGIDNPVTVQVLGICSALAVTSKLEPAIVMGLSVTIIVAFANVIISLIRKTIPNRIRIIVQLVVVAALVTVVSEILKAYAYDVSKQLSVYIGLIITNCILMGRLEAFAMANGPWESFLDGMGNGLGYAKILVIVGFFRELLGSGELLGFRVIPQSFYDMGYMNNGLMVMPPMALVLCACIIWYQRSRHKELQEK
- a CDS encoding NADH:ubiquinone oxidoreductase, subunit F (COGs: COG2871 Na+-transporting NADH:ubiquinone oxidoreductase subunit NqrF~InterPro IPR001041:IPR008333:IPR001433:IPR010205~KEGG: pgn:PGN_0119 Na(+)-translocating NADH-quinone reductase subunit F~PFAM: Oxidoreductase FAD/NAD(P)-binding; Ferredoxin; Oxidoreductase, FAD-binding domain~PRIAM: Ferredoxin--NAD(+) reductase~SPTR: NADH:ubiquinone oxidoreductase, na(+)-translocating, f subunit;~TIGRFAM: NADH-quinone reductase, Na(+)-translocating, F subunit~IMG reference gene:2504106829~PFAM: 2Fe-2S iron-sulfur cluster binding domain; Oxidoreductase FAD-binding domain; Oxidoreductase NAD-binding domain~TIGRFAM: NADH:ubiquinone oxidoreductase, Na(+)-translocating, F subunit) — its product is MTALPLIVTSIVVFLAVILLLVIILLVAKKYLSPSGKVKVLINGKKELDTEPGSSLLGTLASNDIFLSSACGGKGSCGQCTCQVLEGGGEILPTEKVHFSRKEQNAKWRLGCQVKVKEDMKIQIAESVLGVKKWECEVVSNRNVATFIKEFVVKLPAGEHMDFVPGSYAQIDIPKYNLKYADFQIDKNFHSDWDKFKMWDLNCKNDEETIRAYSMANYPAEGDVITLNVRIATPPFDRKNGGFMKVNPGIASSYIFSLKPGDKVMMSGPYGDFHPILSTKNEMLYIGGGAGMAPLRAHLLHLLKTLKITDRKISYWYGARSKAEIFYEEDFRELEKQYPNFSFHIALSAPLPEDNWDGPVGFIHQVIYDNYLKDHEAPEDIEYYMCGPGPMSKAVEKMLYDLGVPRENLLFDDFGG
- a CDS encoding Methylaspartate mutase S chain (COGs: COG2185 Methylmalonyl-CoA mutase C-terminal domain/subunit (cobalamin-binding)~HAMAP: Methylaspartate mutase S subunit~InterPro IPR006394:IPR006158~KEGG: tde:TDE1023 methylaspartate mutase subunit S~PFAM: Cobalamin (vitamin B12)-binding~PRIAM: Methylaspartate mutase~SPTR: Methylaspartate mutase, S subunit;~TIGRFAM: Methylaspartate mutase S subunit~IMG reference gene:2504106830~PFAM: B12 binding domain~TIGRFAM: methylaspartate mutase, S subunit; methylmalonyl-CoA mutase C-terminal domain), translated to MNTKTIVTGVIGADAHAVGNKIIAFALDEAGFKVVNLGVMVSQEEYIEAALETNADAILVSSLYGHGEIDCQGLREKCDEAGLKGIPLLAGGNLVVGKQNFEDVAQRFEKMGFNQVYPPGTPIETTIADLKKILKMK